The genome window CTGGCCAGCAGCGGCATTTCGGCGGCGAGCTCCGAGCGCCCCCGCTTCACCGCCCGCATCACGTTCTCCACCGACGGCACCAGATCGATGGGCGAGAGGGTGCGGGTGAAGCGCCGGATTACGTGGGCGTAGCGGCCGCTGGAGCGGACGTTGCCGTCGGCGATCTGCTGCAGCGGCAGCCAGACCGGCGTGGAGAGGCGGGGAGCAAAGCCGTCCAGCGCGAGCACCAGGGCGTTGCGGGCCCCGAGCCTGCCGCTCTGCACGTAGCGCCACGCTGCCCGGGCGGGGACGTTGTCGGTGATCCCGCCGTCCACGAGGCGGAAGAGCTCCTTCTCGGTGAAGAGCCTGCCCAGCAGATCGTGCATCGGGTCCCTGGCCCGCAGCACGTCGTAGTGGATCGCGCCGGGGACGGCGGAGGAGAAACCGACCGTGTCGAGCAGGTCGAAATCCCGCGTCCAATCTTCGTAGCCGACGTGGATGCGCCGGAGGATCTGCGGCCGAGCGAGAAGCTCCGCCGTGGCGTGCGCCACCTGCTCGAGCTTGGTGCGGAGCAGCCAGGGCCGGAGCGCCAGGGTGCGGGGGTCGAGGAGCTGCTCGTAATAGGAGAGGGGCCTGGGGAGCATGCCCCGCCGGATGCCGGAGAGGGTGACCAGCATCGGGATCGGCAGGTCGCGGAAGGTCCAGGGGCTGCCGTCGTCGTGGCTGGCCCAGCGGCCCAGCGGCCCGCGCAGGTAGAGCCGGAGCGCGGCGGGCAGGCCATAGCGGCTCTCGGTGGCGAGGACGCGGAAGAGCTTGCTCCAGGAGAGCGAGCGCACCACCCCGAATATCTCGCCCGGGTCGTAGTGGAGGGTGCGGGCGCGGAAGAGGCCCAGAATCGCCCCCATCGACGTGGCGGCGATGAGGCGCGGGGTGATCCCCCACTCCTCGAGGAGGGCGAAGGCGCCGAGGTAGACGTAGCTCACGCCCCCGCCGCCGCCGAGGGCGAGGACGAGCTGCTTCTGCCGGACCTCGCGGTCGAGAACCTCGGGATCGAGCCTGCCCTCGTGCCGGCGCAGGAGCGATTCCCTGCAGCTGCGGCTGCGCTCCGCCAGCTGCGGGGCGAGCGCCGCCGCTCCGGCGAGATCGGGCGTGCGGCCCTCGAAGAGCGGGGCGAGGAGGCGCTCCACGTCGTAGCGGAAGGAGGCGATCTCCTCTTCCACCGGGAGATCGCCGCCGTCGGCCTGCAGCGTATGGAGCCGCGCCAGGCCGATGCTCCAGCGCAGCGCCGCCTCCGCCGGTGGCGGCAACGCGCCCGGGTGGGCCAGCGAGGCACGGACCAGATCGACTTCGAGGTCTTCGAGCGGCTTGAGCCGGCGGAATCGTTCGCGGAGGAGCACCTGCAGCGATTCGTACCGCGGACGCCGCGCCGCGTCGAGCGGCTCTTGACCACCTCGTCAGCGAAAGACGAAGCCGAAGCCTACCTGGAAGATCGGGGCCACGTCGTCGTGTGCGTCGGCCAGGTCGTCGTTGGTGAGGACCGTGGCGCCGCCCAGGATCTCGAAGAGGAAGCCGGTGCGCGAGGCGTATTGGTAGCCGAGCGAGAGCTCGGGGCCGAAATTCTTCTCGGCGTCGCCGCAGGTGGGCTCCTCGGGCCCCCGCAGATCGAGGTAGGGGTCGATCCGGTTGAGACCGAAGCCCGCCTCGGTCACGAAGCGGTGCTGCATGCCGAGGTAGAGCCTGCCGGTGCCGCCGAAGGTGGGGCAGGCCACGTCCTCGTTGGTGGCGAGGCCCAGCTGGCCGCCGATGCCGAGGCCCACGTAGCGATCGATCCGTTGCTGCCACTCGAGCCCGAAGGCGAGGCCGCGCTGCCAGCCGAAGTCGAGGGCCAGGCCGCTCTGGAAGCCGGTGTTCTGGAGCATCCGCCTGCCGACGGCGGGATCCGGCGGCGGTGGGGGCGGCGGCGGTACGTAGCGGGGGTAGCTGGGAGGTGGCCTCGGGGCCGGCGCTGCGCGGGGGGGCGGTGGCGCCCGCCGCGGTGGCGGCCGAGGCGCCGGCTCGCCGTTGTCCAGCTCGATCCGCTCTACCTGGCTGCGCGGGATCCGCACCTCGCTGCCGTCGGCGCGGCGGACCACCAGCGTCTGCCCCTCGAAGCGGGGATCGCCGTAGAGAACCTCGCCGCTCCGGGTGATGATCCGTTCCGCCGACGCCACCCCCGGCGCCGACACCAGGGCGCCGAGGAGCGCCGCCGCCATCGTCTTGTGCATGCACGTCACGGTAGCCCTCCGACCGCCGGCTTGGACGGCGGCACCGCCTCACTTCTTCACGCGATCCCGAGGATTCTCCGGAAAGCCTCCCGGACGCCGTGGGTGATTCGTTCGTAATCGGCGAGGAGGTCGTCACCGGAGCGGGCCCCCGCATAGCCCATCCGCCTCGCCAGGGTGAGGCGGTCGAAAGGGGTCCGGGGCAGGTGGCCGGTCTCGCGGTCGTGGACGATCTGCATGCGCAGCTCGAGGCGCCGCAGGAAGCGGTACGCGTCGGCGAGGATCGCCGCGTCCCCCTCGGCGAGGAGCCCCGCTGCTGCGAGGCGGCGCATCGCCTCCATGGTGTTGGGGGAGCAGAGCGCCGGGTCGGCGGCGCCGTGGACCAGCAGCAGGTATTGCACCGCGAACTCCAAGTCCACGAGGCCGCCGTAGCCGGTCTTGGGATTGCGGACGCCCTCCTTCTCCCCGGAGATCTCCGCCTCCATCCTCGCGCGCATCGCGGCGATTGCCCGGGCGGTCTCCTCCGGATCGAGATCGGCGCGGAAGAGCGTGGGCGAGAGCACCTCGCGCCACGCCCGCGCCGCCACCGCTGCGTCACCTGCGACCCAGCGGGCCCGCAGCAGCGCCTGCCGCTCCCAGAGCGCGCTCTCGCGGGCGTGGTAGGCGGCGAGTGCGGCGAGGGAGACCACCAGCGCTCCCTGGCTGCCGGAGGGGCGGAGGCGGGTGTCGATCTTGTAGAGGGTGCCTTCCCGCAGCGGCACCTGCAGGTGGGAGAGGAGCCGCTGCGCGAGCCGCGCGAACCACTCGGGGTTGGCGATCTGGCCGCGGGAGCCGCCCTCGCTCTCGCCCTCGGAGTGGGCGTAGAGGAAGATCAGGTCGAGGTCCGAGTGGTAGCCCAGCTCGGCGCCGCCGAGCTTGCCGAGGCCGAGCACCGCCATCCGCGAGCCGCCGCCGGGCTCGCCGTACCGCTCCACCAGCTCGCTGCGCGCCAGCGCCAGCGATTGGCGCAGGCAGGCGTCCGCCACGGCGGTGAGCTCCGCCATCACCCCTTCGAGATCGAGGGCGCCCGAGACGTCGTTCAGGCCGATCCGCAGCACCTCCTCGTTCTTGAAGCGGCGAAGGGCCGCGAGCCGTCCCTCGAGATCGTCCGCCTCCCTGCCCGCCATCCGCGCCGCCGCCTCGGTGTGGAGGAGCTCGGCTCCCTTCCGCGGCACGGCGAGATCCCGGCGGATCAGGCCGTCGAGGAGCTCGGGGTGGCGCACGAAATATTTCGAGAGGAAGTCGCTGGTGCCGAAGAGTTCGAGGAGGAGGCGCGCGGTGGCCGGGTTCCTGGCGAGGAGCTCGAACCACGGCCCGGGCCGCAGCAGCGCCGAGCCGAAGTTGGCGAGGTGGCGCATCGCCTGATCGGGGTTGGGGGTGCGGGTCGCCTCCGCCACCAGCTCCTCGGCCTGTCCCTCCAGCGCCACCGGCGGGTTCTCCGCGAAGGGCGTGTCCGGCCTGCGGGCGAGGCGTTCGAGCTCGGCCAGCGCCGAGGCGGGATCGAAGAAGCCGCGCTCCGCCAGCGCCTGGATCCGCTCGGCGTCGGGGCGGGCGGGATCGAGGGCACGCTGCAGCACCGGATCCTGCTCCCGCGGCGCCGCGCCGGAGA of Vulgatibacter sp. contains these proteins:
- a CDS encoding patatin-like phospholipase family protein gives rise to the protein MLLRERFRRLKPLEDLEVDLVRASLAHPGALPPPAEAALRWSIGLARLHTLQADGGDLPVEEEIASFRYDVERLLAPLFEGRTPDLAGAAALAPQLAERSRSCRESLLRRHEGRLDPEVLDREVRQKQLVLALGGGGGVSYVYLGAFALLEEWGITPRLIAATSMGAILGLFRARTLHYDPGEIFGVVRSLSWSKLFRVLATESRYGLPAALRLYLRGPLGRWASHDDGSPWTFRDLPIPMLVTLSGIRRGMLPRPLSYYEQLLDPRTLALRPWLLRTKLEQVAHATAELLARPQILRRIHVGYEDWTRDFDLLDTVGFSSAVPGAIHYDVLRARDPMHDLLGRLFTEKELFRLVDGGITDNVPARAAWRYVQSGRLGARNALVLALDGFAPRLSTPVWLPLQQIADGNVRSSGRYAHVIRRFTRTLSPIDLVPSVENVMRAVKRGRSELAAEMPLLARLLEPLPPAAQLSAP
- the glnE gene encoding bifunctional [glutamate--ammonia ligase]-adenylyl-L-tyrosine phosphorylase/[glutamate--ammonia-ligase] adenylyltransferase, whose amino-acid sequence is MTSPDPRNLLLLQQAGIPAGALDAATGACAETADPAATAGALARWVEAWIARYQTPPRLDPVLLGRLVPVLAGSRFLVRELCARPRLAMHLAATPFYEVAKPRERLLRELRRRVGRVPKDDEAGLLRALRRFKYREFLRLAARDLGGSGPLPDVAAELSLLAEVCVEVALERIAAESAARHGEPAGAAGLPGLGLSVLGMGKLGAGELNFSSDIDLILLYRAEGETAGGPGGRIPNRQFYARVAERLVKALSAATEDGFVFRVDLDLRPEGRAGPIAQSADSAYRYYEAKGRTWERAALLKARAMAGDVELGEELLESLAPFIYRRTLDLQAVEEIRAMKARIDRETAAGWDDLKLGPGGIREAEFVAVALLLLYAGKDARLRERGTLAALDKLLFAGRLSARDRDELAAGWLLLRRAEHRIQTLDERQTHRLPAGDADRRRIALGLGYQGPPEAALATFLAELRARREHVGEMFGDLLGVSGAAPREQDPVLQRALDPARPDAERIQALAERGFFDPASALAELERLARRPDTPFAENPPVALEGQAEELVAEATRTPNPDQAMRHLANFGSALLRPGPWFELLARNPATARLLLELFGTSDFLSKYFVRHPELLDGLIRRDLAVPRKGAELLHTEAAARMAGREADDLEGRLAALRRFKNEEVLRIGLNDVSGALDLEGVMAELTAVADACLRQSLALARSELVERYGEPGGGSRMAVLGLGKLGGAELGYHSDLDLIFLYAHSEGESEGGSRGQIANPEWFARLAQRLLSHLQVPLREGTLYKIDTRLRPSGSQGALVVSLAALAAYHARESALWERQALLRARWVAGDAAVAARAWREVLSPTLFRADLDPEETARAIAAMRARMEAEISGEKEGVRNPKTGYGGLVDLEFAVQYLLLVHGAADPALCSPNTMEAMRRLAAAGLLAEGDAAILADAYRFLRRLELRMQIVHDRETGHLPRTPFDRLTLARRMGYAGARSGDDLLADYERITHGVREAFRRILGIA